The window ATTTTTGAATCGGTAGTAGTAATTTTCTCCTTAATTATTTCGGAAGCTTCCATCAGTTTAACAACCTGCCCATTTACCATTAAACCCGTTTGATTCAAACTATCCATAATATGGTTACAATAAGTTGTATCCAAGCCTGGTATTCCTTTCCCTGAAGTTAAAAAGGCAACTGAAGAATTTTTTTTCGGTTTTTGGAAATCCTGTGTAATTTTGTTATTCGCAATTTGTTCAATCCCCTGTTTGATTTCAGGGAAGGCAAAGGCTTGCATCATCAGTGCAGCCAGCGGAAGAAAGAACAATGCTTTCAGCCGTGCCCAACGGTTTGATCTTTGTTTCTTTATCATGGTAATACGTTTTTTAATGTTACTGTGATTAAAGCTGTTGGCAAGAGTGAAGCGACTTGCGCCAACAGCTTTTTTAACTAATAATAATTGATATTTTGTTGTATCAATGCCTTGTTTAATAACGTTATGATCGGCTTCAAACTCATGAACCATCCGGATGTTTTTGCGGATAAACCATGCCACAGGATTAAACCATTGCAACATCACGAATAATTCCGAAGCCAGTAAATCAATATAATGAAATTCTGTTAGATGTGTTTTTTCATGGCAAAGTATTTCATTAGGATATTGCTGGTAATCGCTCTTCGAAATCACGATGTAACGGATAAAACTGAATGGAATCACATCCTGAGAGGTTATGGCAAGCAGTTGCTTCCCAAATTTTATTCGTTGCGACCTGCGAATAATTGAAAATACTTTAATACAGGAAAAAATAAATAGTAATAATTGCACAGCTACGCCTAACAAATAAATAACGGAAATTATTCCAAAAGAAGAAGTTGCTGTTTCCGGTTCCTGAAAAAGAAGCAAACCTTTCGTGGATAATATTTGCTCCGAAATAACAGTTCCTATTTTTTGTATCGGCATAACAATGGCATCATTTTCCCAGACTGGAAATGAAACAAATGGGATTATTGCGGATAACACAAGCAATGCCAGCAATATAAACCGGTTAAAATGATAAAAGGTTTCCTTGTTCAGCAACAAACGGTAAAAAGGATAAAATACCGCCAGGCAAATAGCCGATTTCAACAAGTATAAAATAAATGCACTCATGGCTGTTGCGTTTTTTGATTTTCGTTGCCTTCAATTTCACGGATGATTTCTTTCAGTTCGTCAACAGACAAAACTTCTTCTTCTATAAGCTCAGAAATCACTCGCTTATATGAATTTCCGAAGTACTTATTTATAAATCCTTTCAGCCTTTTGTTACGGTATTCTGTTTCCGAAATCAACGGATAGTACTGATAGGTATTTCCGTAAATTTTATAGCCAACAAAGCCTTTGACTTCCAGTGTTCGCACAATTGTAGATAAGGTATTAATATGTGGCTTAGGGTCTTCATATTGTTCCTGGATTTGTTTTACAAATAACTCGCCTTTTTGCCAAAAAAACTGCATTACTTCTTCTTCTTTTGCTGTTAAACGGTTCATAGTAGATTTTTTTTTGCAAATGTAACTATTGTTTTTAGTTTACAAACTATTTTTATTAGTTATATAACGATATTTTTTAGTTGATATTGCATATACCTCATTTTGCATGAAAAATAAGACCGTTGCAAAACAATGCGAGGGTCAGTTTTCTAAGTTTGGGTTGATAATTTTTTGATTTACGTGAATTCTCCGTCCGGAGGTGCTCTACCACGGACAACTTTTCATAAAAAATTAACATTCTACTAACGTTCATCGCACCTACAACGAAATGTAACATGCTGAAATATTACAAGAATGGTTTGTAACCTTAGGCAGAACTCAGGTTTTTAAAGCTTTATTTATTAGAAGAACAATTAAAAGCTCTCTAAAAATCATTTAGTTCAGGTTAAATTTCTTCAATTTTATTAATTGCCTCATTAAATGACGCAGTTTCGTGGATTCTACCTACCTCTGAAAGGGATGTTTATTCATTTGGTCAAGGCGCTAAGTCATTTTTCCCAGGCGCCAGGTCTTTACATTTACATATAAAATATTGTTTGTTAATTTTTTATCCCTTTTTCATCGCAATATTCATTCACAAGCTCAAGGATTTCTTTTCCGTATTGTTTCAGTTTTTTTTCACTCAATCCCTTAATTGATTTTAAATTTTCTTTCGTTTTGGGCAGCGTAACAGAAATTTCCCAGAGAACTTTTTGCCTTAAAATTTTATTTATATCAACATGCTGTAAAAAAGCTTTTTCCTGTCGCCATTCTTTCAAACGGTTGTATAAAATGAAGTGCGGCATTGATTGTTCTTCATCTTTAAATCCACTTTTTGCAGGCAATTCAATGGCAGCCGTTGCCCTTTCCTGGAGAAAATGTTTCATTTCGAAACCATTTGTAAGGCTTTTGAGGCAGGCTTGTTTCACTGCAAATTCTTTGGTGAGTTTGCTGGTAATTTCGCCAATGTTTTTCTTAAGTTCCTTGTTATCGGTGTCGAAAGTTGTTTTAAGCAAATTGTTGATAATAGAATTGCAAAGTTTTTCGTGAAAGTAAAAAGCAGCTTTTTTAATCCTTTCGCTGATGATTGCATCATTTTCACTGTTTGAAGTCTGACGGAACAGTTGTTTCAACTGCTTGCAGAATCTTTCAGCTACTTCGGAAATTTCATTCATTGCATCCGACAGCATACTCATTTTTTCGTTGTAGTTGCCGATTAGTTGAAATGAGTGTTCGTTGCAAAGCCTCACAAGCTGCCTTTGACGATTAATTTGCGTCTGAAAATTGAAGAGTTCGAGAAGAAGCTGAAGTTCGTATTGTTTGCGTGCATCGTTAAGTTCGCTAGTGCCGGGCTGGTGTTGTTCAACCTCGTCGGTAAACTGCAAAACAGTGGAATCGTTTTTAACGCTGAAGGCAGCAATAGGAGTCATCAGAACCAATCCTTCCAGTGTTTTGCAACGGCTAATTGCAACATAAACCTGTCCGTGAGCAAACGAATTGCGAGCGTCAATAATTGCTTTCTCGAAGGTAAGTCCCTGGCTTTTATGGATAGTGATAGCCCATGCCAGTTTTAGAGGATACTGCTCAAAGCTGCCAATTACTTCTTCTTCTATCTCTTTTGTTATTTCATTAAGTTTGTAGCGGCAGTTTTCCCACTCGGCTCGTTCTACCATAATAGACTCATCGTCGTCAGGACATCTTACTTCTATGGTTTCTTCGTCGAAACCGATAACTTCACCAATTTTTCCGTTGTAAAACCGTTTTTCGTGTGAGGTATCGTTTTTAATGAACATTACCTGGGCGCCTTCTTTAAGGATAAGATTAAAATCGGCAGGATAGGCATATTCGGGAAAATCTCTTTTTACAGTAGCTTCAAAGAAATGAGGTTTAAATTTTAATTTTTCCAGTCTGGTTTCGTTGATTTGTTTTGCCTGAAAATTATGGGTTGTCAAAATAATATATCCGTCTTTTTCGTCGGAAACAAAATCGGGGATATATCTTTTATTCAGAGTTTCCAAAGTTGACTCGTCGGTTTCGTTATGGCGAATCCTGTTCAAAAGTGAGATGAATTCTTGGTTGCTTTGGCGGTAAATATGAGTAAGTTCGATGCCTACAAAACCCGAATTGCGCAATGCACGGCTGCTGAAAAAGTAGCAGGTGTCGTAGTATTTTCCCAGCAAACTCCATTCGTCATCCTTCACCACTGGAGCAAGTTGCTGAAGGTCGCCTATCATCAGCAGTTGAACCCCTCCGAATGGGATGTTTCGGTTTTTGAACTTGCGAAGAACATCGTCAATGGCATCGAGAAGGTCGGCGCGAACCATGCTGATTTCGTCAATCACCAGCAGGTCGAGGCTGCGGATAATATTTATTTTTTCGCGACTGAAATGTTTTATTTCAGTAGGTTCAACTTCGGTTTGTCGCAGATTGTAATCTTTTGGAATCTGTGGACAAAATGGCATCTGGAAGAAAGAATGTATGGTAACGCCTCCGGCATTGATGGCTGCTACGCCAGTTGGCGCTACAACTACCATACGTTTTGGCGAAACTTTTTTCAAATTGTGTAAAAAGGTGGTTTTCCCTGTGCCGGCTTTTCCGGTGAGGAAAATATTTTGATTGGTATATTGTACAAAATCAAAGGCTAACTGAAGCTGTGGGCTGGTTTGGAAATCCATTTACAATGGTTTGAAAGAAGGGAACTAAAATACCAAATTCCTTTTACAATTCAGGAAATTTTTGCCTAAAAAAACTGGTTTTAATTTTTAAAAAATAAATATTTCCAGGCTACAACAAATGTAAGCTGCATCCCAGAGAAAATATCCTTGCACGGGGGCAAGAGTAATAGTCTATTCCGTCGGATACTTCGGGGTCTAATCCCTTGTATTTGGTAATAACAAAAGCATTTTGAACCGTTGTAAATACATCGAGGGCCACTTTGTGATTCCAGATTTTATCGAAGTGATAATTCAGCCTTATGTAGTCCATGCGTAAGAAAGAGGCATTTTCAACATAATAGTCTGAAAAAAACTGTGGATATAAAAAACCGGATTCGGTTACAGATTTATCTATGTTTTGCAAATAATTGCTCTCGTAAATTATGCCGTAAGCACTGTTTGAACTTATATTGTTATAAACATAATTCCCGATGTTTGCTCTTGCAGAAAAAGAAAAATTCCAGTTTTTATATGTAACATCGGAGGCAAATCCAATAATTATTTTGGGGTTGGAAGATTTATATTTATAATAATTATCAATATTTCCAGCTATATTTCCACCCTCACCACTTCGGTCAACATACATTCCTTCCATTGGTTTTCCATCAATATATCGCTGTTGTAACACAAAAAACGTATTTAAAGGATCTCCTGAACTGTAAATCATAATTTTATTTCCATAATAGCCAACAATTGTCCCGGTTTCATTTCCATAATAATCATATTCGTTATCTGTTTTAACTTCATTTTTATTATATGCCCCATTACAACTTACATTCCATTTCCAGTTTTTTGAAGAAATAATCTTTGTATTTAATACCAATTCAAAACCTGTATTCTTAATTTTTCCAAAATTTGCA is drawn from Lentimicrobiaceae bacterium and contains these coding sequences:
- a CDS encoding M56 family metallopeptidase, which produces MSAFILYLLKSAICLAVFYPFYRLLLNKETFYHFNRFILLALLVLSAIIPFVSFPVWENDAIVMPIQKIGTVISEQILSTKGLLLFQEPETATSSFGIISVIYLLGVAVQLLLFIFSCIKVFSIIRRSQRIKFGKQLLAITSQDVIPFSFIRYIVISKSDYQQYPNEILCHEKTHLTEFHYIDLLASELFVMLQWFNPVAWFIRKNIRMVHEFEADHNVIKQGIDTTKYQLLLVKKAVGASRFTLANSFNHSNIKKRITMIKKQRSNRWARLKALFFLPLAALMMQAFAFPEIKQGIEQIANNKITQDFQKPKKNSSVAFLTSGKGIPGLDTTYCNHIMDSLNQTGLMVNGQVVKLMEASEIIKEKITTTDSKIRPAIAFCIASKSNKDLTHQSFLNLPAINPKNPEVFYVLNGKWIYGRYFNTDNIDNVWVISGEDAVKKYGRKAKNGAIVVTTKNGVKH
- a CDS encoding BlaI/MecI/CopY family transcriptional regulator — protein: MNRLTAKEEEVMQFFWQKGELFVKQIQEQYEDPKPHINTLSTIVRTLEVKGFVGYKIYGNTYQYYPLISETEYRNKRLKGFINKYFGNSYKRVISELIEEEVLSVDELKEIIREIEGNENQKTQQP
- a CDS encoding AAA family ATPase, translating into MDFQTSPQLQLAFDFVQYTNQNIFLTGKAGTGKTTFLHNLKKVSPKRMVVVAPTGVAAINAGGVTIHSFFQMPFCPQIPKDYNLRQTEVEPTEIKHFSREKINIIRSLDLLVIDEISMVRADLLDAIDDVLRKFKNRNIPFGGVQLLMIGDLQQLAPVVKDDEWSLLGKYYDTCYFFSSRALRNSGFVGIELTHIYRQSNQEFISLLNRIRHNETDESTLETLNKRYIPDFVSDEKDGYIILTTHNFQAKQINETRLEKLKFKPHFFEATVKRDFPEYAYPADFNLILKEGAQVMFIKNDTSHEKRFYNGKIGEVIGFDEETIEVRCPDDDESIMVERAEWENCRYKLNEITKEIEEEVIGSFEQYPLKLAWAITIHKSQGLTFEKAIIDARNSFAHGQVYVAISRCKTLEGLVLMTPIAAFSVKNDSTVLQFTDEVEQHQPGTSELNDARKQYELQLLLELFNFQTQINRQRQLVRLCNEHSFQLIGNYNEKMSMLSDAMNEISEVAERFCKQLKQLFRQTSNSENDAIISERIKKAAFYFHEKLCNSIINNLLKTTFDTDNKELKKNIGEITSKLTKEFAVKQACLKSLTNGFEMKHFLQERATAAIELPAKSGFKDEEQSMPHFILYNRLKEWRQEKAFLQHVDINKILRQKVLWEISVTLPKTKENLKSIKGLSEKKLKQYGKEILELVNEYCDEKGIKN